The Streptomyces kanamyceticus DNA segment ACACGTTGACCACGCAGCCGTCGCCCGCCGCCGTCATCGCGGGCACGAGCAGCTGGGTCAGGAGGAAGGCGCCGCGCAGGTTGACGGCCCACACCTCGTCCAGATCCCGCTCGGGCACGTCGGTGAAGCGGTGCAGGGTCGCCGTGCCCGCGTTGTTGACGAGGACGTCCACGCGGCCCGAGCGCTCCAGGGCCTCGGCGGCGAGGGCGCGCACCGCGCCGGAGTCCGCCAGATCGCACCGGATGCCGTGCGCGGAACCGGGGCCCGCGCCCGTCAACTCCCGTACGGCGGCGTCGAGCGGCCCGGCCGAGCGGCCGGTGATCGTGACGTCGGCGCCCTCCTCGACGAGGCGCCGCGCGATGTCGCGGCCGATGCCCCTGGTGCCGCCGGTGACCAGACAGGTCCGGCCGGTGAAGCGCCCGGTCATCGCGTACCTCCCGAGGTCGTGCGCGCGTCGGACGCCGCGTCCAGGGCGGCGCGCAGCAGCTCCGACGCGTCGTCGAGGCGTTCCCACGACACGTCGAGGATCACTTCGTCGAACCCGGCTGCGGCCGCCGCGACGGTGGCCTCGGCGCACCGGGAGGCGTCCGTCCCGGACGGACAGTTGATCTTCAGAGCGCGCTCGGCGCGGCCGCGTCCGTGCGCCGCGCGCTCTGCCTCCAAGAGGGCCACCGCGGCGCCCAGTTCGGCGCTGTCCACCGCGTCGGCGTCCGCCACGGCGAGCCAGCCGTCGCCGAGCAGGGCGGCGCGGCGCAGGGCCGGTTTGCTCATCCCGCCGACCAGGATCGGCACACCCGCCTCCCTGACGGGCCGCGGGTACATCAACAGGCCGTCAGGAACGGAGACGTGCTCGCCGTCGAAGCGGTCGGGCCTGCCGCACCAGCAGGCGCGCAGCACCCGGACGTACTCCTCCATGCGCCTGCCGCGGTCCGCGAAGGAGTGCCCGAGCGCGCGCATCTCCTCGGCGAGCCAACCGGCGCCAACACCCAGGCGCAGGCGCCCCCCTGACAGCACGTCAAGACTTGCGGTGGCCTTGGCGAGCTCCACCGGATTGCGCTGCGGGAGCACCAGGACGGCCGTGCCGATCCTGGCCCGCTCGGTGACCGCAGCGGCCTGGGCGAGCGCGACGAGCGCCTCCAGCTGCGGGGCCGCCGGATCCCAGGCGATGGTGCCGTCGGCCCGGTAGGGATAGGGCGACGCGGGGTCGGCCACCATCGCCAGATGGTCGTTGACCCACAGCGAGGCGGCGCCCTCCCGCTCGGCGGCGCGGGCCACGTGGGCCAGGCCCGGGTCCCAGGCGCGCCGCGATGTCGTCGGCAGTGAGATGCCCACGTCCATGACTCACACCCCCCGGTCGGCGAGCGAGAACCTGCGGTGCACGGTCGACTCCTCGTAGGGCAGGCGCGCGGGCGGGCAGCTCAGTTCCATCTGCATGCCCCAGGGCGTGAGGAAGTAGACCCATCGCATGCCCGCGATGGGCCCCGACGCGACGGTCCGTGGCTCACCGAGGACGCGTACGCCGGGCTGGGCGCGCAGATGGTCCGCCGCCGCGTCGATGTCGGTGACGTGGAAGGACAGGTGGTGGCCGCCGTAGTCGCTGTTGCGCGGCATGAGACGGCGCTGGTCGGGAGCGTGGTAGGCGAACAGCTCGACGTTGGTGACGGGCCCCAGGCGGAGCATGGCGATCTCGGCCACCGCGCGCGGATGGACGTTGAGGGTCTGGCGCATCGCGTCGTCGTCGGCGCGCACGGGCTCCTCCCGGTAGACGAGGTCGGCGCCGAGCGCCTCGGTGAAGAAGCGGATCGCGTCGTCGAGATCCGGGACGGTGTACGCGACGTGGTCGACGTGCGTGGCCGAAGGGATCCCTCGGGTACGGACCCCGCGGTCGGCGGGGGCGTTCGGGTGTGGGGGCAAGGTGACTCCCGTGGGGCAAGAGCAGGGTGGGGCGTAGGGGGAGTTGGACTTCCCGGCGGGAACGGCGGGAACGGCGGGAACGGCGGGAACGGCGGGAACGGCGGGCCGGGGCTACATGCAGGGCGCCCGGCGCGGCAGGCGGCGCGAGACCCGTTCCGGGACCGTCGTGAGGACGAGGAGGGCGGTCGGCTCCGCGCAGTTGAACCGCATGGCGGCACCTGCGGGGATCAGCGCCATGTCGTCCGCCGCGAGCGCGCGCGGCGGCTCGCCCGCCGCCTCGAACTCGCCGCCGCCCGCGAGCACGTACCAGACGAGGTCCGTGCCGTCGTCGGGGCGCGATGCCAGCGTGCCGCCCGCGTCGAGGGCGAGGTGGTCGACCGCCTCGCACTCGCTGAACAACATGCCGCGCCGGGCCAGGGTCCGCCAGCGCACGTCGCCGTCCGCGCGGTGGGTGACGGATGCCGAGCGGCTGTCCGTGACGATCACCGGTCGTCCTCCGCTCCGGACGAGTCGTCGACGACGAACGTCGCGCAGATCAGGTCGAGGCCCCCCGCACCGGCCGTCACGACCAGGTCCTCGCCGAGCGAGGTGGTCAGCGCCAGGTCCGCCCGCACGGGCACCCGGGAAGCACCGCTGAGCGCCACGCCCGTGCCGGAGCGGACGAACACGCTGTGCTCCTGGCCCGCGCCGGAGAACTTCTCCTCGGTGCCGGGCGCCACGGACAGGTGGCGGACCCGGCGCAGCGGACCCTGGAGGACGGGCCGCGGATCGACGTCCTTCTGCTCGTCCAGGCTGACGACGGCCGTCCTGCCCGGCGGTGGTACCGGCATGTTCTCCTCGCCTTCCCGGCCCCCGTGGGCCGCGTGTGCCGTGCTGATGGTGCGGTGCGCGGGAACTTCGAGGGTGAGCCAACTCAAGTCCACGGAACCGGTGTTGCGCAGTGCGTGGGTGGCGCCGAGGCCGGTCAGGATCAGCTCTCCGGCGCGCACCGGGTGCGGTGCGCCGTTGAGCAGGGCCTCGCCCTCGCCGGTGAGGAGGATGTACATCTCCTCGGTCCGGGTGTGCCGGTGCTCGCCGCTGATGCCGCCGGGCGGCACGCAGGCCCACTCCACCGCCTCGTAGGGACCGCGCAGGGCCCGGCCCGCCGCCAGCGAGCGCCACTGGGTCCGCCCCGCGGCGCCGTGCACACCGTGCACATCCGAGGGTGTGCCGAGGTCCGACACCTGGAGGTCACCGTGCATGGGTCGGCTCCAGATCCGCCAACTCCATGGCCGCGTCGTGCAGTTCACGGGCCGTCACGTCGTTGGCGAAACAAGCGTCGCCGATGCCCACCGGCAGCGGGAGGCGCTGCAGCCCGTCGCGGTGGCGCACCGTGTCCGCGAGCGCCCGCTCCAGGCGGTCGCCGGTGCACACCGGGTGGCTCAGCGGCAGCTCCAGGCGTCGCATCACCCGCAGCGCGCGCTCCTGCTCGGCATCGGTGACCAGACCGCGACGGCGGCCGATCACGGTGGTCAGGGCCATGTCGATGTTGACCGCCTCACCGTGCAGGAGGGCGGGCAGCGCGTCCATCTCCAGGGTCGGGCTGAAGGTGTGCCCGTAGTCCACCAGGCGTTCGAGGCGGCTCTCCCACAGGTTGGGCTGGAGCTCTTCGAGCATGCCGTGGATGGCCCGCTCCAACACCTCGGTGGCGACCGGGTCCTGGTCGAACCGGCCCTGGAACGAGGTCTCGATCAGTTCCTCCGCGTGGGACTCCAGAAGGGCGAAGAGCCGGGCGTCCTTGACCAGGGCGATCTTCAGGATCTCCGCGAGGCCGTTGCTGAGGTGGCGCCGGTCGAGGGTGGTGAGGAAGGTCCGGTCCAGGAGCGAGACGGCGGGCGCGGCATAGGTGCCCAGGCGGTTCTTGCCCGCGTCGAAGTTGATGCCGGTCTTCACCCCGACCCCCGCGTCGACCAGACCGATGAGGGTGGTGGGCACCCGGACGTAGGGAGTGCTGCGGCGGTACATGCTGGCCGCGAAGCCGACGATGTCCAGGAGTACGCCGCCGCCGATGGCGATCACCGGGTCGTGGCGGCGCGAGATGCCGAACTCGTCGATGCCGCGCACCACGCGCAGCACGCTCTCCATGGTCTTGGCCTCCTCACCCGCGGGCAGCACGCACAGCCGCCCGGTGAGGCCGTGCCGGTCGAGGTAGGCGCGGATGCGGTCGCCGTAGAGCTCGTGGACGTGGGCGTCCACGACCACGAAGCGGCGGTCTCCGGTGCGTTCGGTGGTCCCGGCGGTGGCCAGGTCGGACGAGGCGGGGTCGAGCAGCCCCGCGACCATCCGTACCTCGTACTCGACGGGCTTGACCGCCTGGACGACCCAGCGGGTCTCCTGGGCGCGGTCGGCGTGCAGGCCGGTGGGGAGGGGGGAGGGGTCGAGGGAGTCGAGGGTGTTCGTCATGGCACTTCCTCAGGTTGGTTCGGGAGGTGAAGAAATGTCAGGTCCAGGCAGGGGGACGGGCGTCGAGCACCTGCCCCGACACATGGGCGGCGTCCTCGGACAGCAGGAAGCACGCGGCAGGGAGGTTGTCGCGGACGTCGGGCAGGGCGGGGTAGGGCGTGGTCAGGCCGAGGGCCTTCTCCTTGCGGTTCAGATGGTCACGGGCGAGCGGGGTCTCGCCGGAGATGCCGAGGGCGTTGACCCGCACCGGGGTGTCGGCCAGCTCTTCGGCGAGGCAGCGCACGTGCTGTTCGAGGGCGGCCTTGCCCGCGCAGTACGCGGCGAGGGCGGGCACGGGGACGCGGGCGCCGCGCGAGCCGATGGCCAGGACGCTGCCGCGGCCCCGCTCCTTCATCGGCGGGACGACGTGCCGCAGACAGCGCACGAAGCCGACGAAGGTCACGTCGACGACGCGGGAGACCTCCTCGACGGGGACCTCCCAGCCGGGCCCGACGGCGGAGGAGTCCGCCGGGCAGTAGACGAATCCGTACGGCGCGCCGAAGCGGGCGGCCGCCTCGGTGAAGAACGCCGCGACCGACTCCTCGGAGGTCACGTCGACCGCCTGGTAGGGCACGCCACCGGGACCTTCGGGCGAGCGGGCCCCGGCCAGGACGGTGTGGCCCCGCAGGGTCAGCTCCTGGGCGAGGGCGGCGCCGAAGCCGCTGCTCGCCCCGATGACGACGACGGGTTCCTGCGACATGAGGTCCTCTTCCGTTCGTTCCGTTTCCGGCGTTGCGTGGCGGGCCCTGTCAGGGCCGCAGCTCCTGGTAGAGGCGGTAGTGGTCGGCGAGTTCACGCTCGGCGAGGAACAGTTCGGCGCACCGCAGGGCGGCCGCGTCCCCGAGCCGCTCGCGCAGTCCCTCGTTCGCGAGCAGCCGCAGTACGTGGGCGGCGAACTCCTCGCCGTCGTGCGCGTCGGCGAGCAGGAGCCCCTCGCGCTCGTGGCGCAGCTGGGAGGGAATGCCGCCGACCCGGCTCGCGACGATCGCGGCGCCCTTCCACATGGCCTCGGTCACCGTCAGGCCGAACCCCTCGCGTAGGCTCTTCTGCGCGATGACGTCGGCCCGCCGCTGCAGGGCGTTGACGAGCAGCGCGTTGCCCTCGGTGTCCTTGAGCGTCAGCTTCACCAGGTGCACGCGGGCCCTGACCGGCGCGGGCAGGGCGGCCCAGGCGTCGCGCACGCCCGCGAAGATCTCCGCGCCCTCCGGGTCGTCGGGAATGTCGAGCGGCTCGGGACCGGCGAGGACGAGATGGGCGGCCGGACGCCGGGGCGCGATCCGCTCGGCGAACGCGGCGAGCACGCCCGCCATGTCCTTGAGCGGATCCCAGCGCGACACCTGCACGACGACCTCGGCGCCGGGCGGCAGCGGCGCGTCCTGGAGGACCGTCGCCGTGCCGCTCCGCGCGGAACCGGTGCCCTGCGCGCCTTCCTCAAGGCCGATCGCGCGCAGCGCGGCCGTCACCTCGTCCGGTGTCAGGGCGCGGTTCTTGGCGGCGGCCGGGTCGATGGACGGCGGGATCGTCACGCACTGTCCTGGCCGCAGGCCCGGGGGCGCGTACCCGTCGACGGAGAAGACGCAGCGCAACGGCGCGTCCAGATAGGGGCGCAGGAACTCCCAGGTCTCGCGGACCTCGGGCGAGGCGTGCTCGGTGCTGCCGATGTGGCAGCGCCAGGCCACCTTGATCCCGGCGGCGGACAGCGCGGGGGCCAGGCCGATGGACTGCGGATCGTGCAGGACGCAGAGATCGCCGGGCGCCACGTGTTCGAGGACTTCCCTGCCCAACTGCGCGGTGGCGGCCGCGTAGATCCGCCGCTCGTCGGCGCCGAGCGGGCCGTGCGGGTCGTGGTAGCCGTGCAGCCGGTGGTGCAGGCGCTTGGTGACCGCGAAGAACTCCGCGTCGCCGCCGAGCGCGAGCCACTTGGTGGGCACCCCTGCCGCGTTGTGCGAGGGGACGGACCTGCGCAGGAGTTCGGCGACACCGCCGCCGTGCGCGGTCGTGTTGATGTGCCAGACCGTGCGGTCGTGCGGCGGCGCGGCGGGCCCCCGCGTCCGTGGCGCGGGCGGCAGGTCGACGAGGGAGACGCTCAACTGGGGCCTCTTTTCATGGCCGTTTCCTGGGCTGTTCTCTGGGCGGGCGCGCGAGGTTCAGCTGACCCGCAGCACCACGGCCTCGTCCGCGCCGAGGAGCAGCGGGAGGCCGACCGGTCCTGGCGCGGCGCGGTCCGACGTGGCGGCGAGGAGCTCGAAGGGCCCTGGCGGTCCTTCGAGGGAGAGGCCGGCGCGGGTGATCTGCCGCGTCGTCGAGGTGAGGTTCAGGAGCACGAGGAGCGCAGAGCCCTCGGTGTGGCGCAGATAGCCGACGACGCCGTCGGGCAGCTCGGTGAGCAACGTCTGCGCGCCGCGCCGCAGTTCGGGCCGCTCCGCGCGCAGCCGCAGCAGCGCGCGGGTGAGCGTGAGCATGGAGCCCGGGCGTCCGTCCTGCGCCTCGACGCCGCGCACGGCGGGATCGTCGGCGAACGGCAGCCAGGGCGTGACGCCGTCGCGGGTGAATCCGGCGCCGGGCGCGGCGGACCACAGCATGGGGGAGCGCTGCGGGTCGCGGCCCAGGCCGTGCGCCTGCCCCGTCCTGCCCCAAGGGTCCTGGACGAGATGGGGCGGCACATCGGCGTCGGGCAGGGCGAGTTCGTCCCCGGCGTACAGCGTGGGCGTACCGCGCAGGGTGAGCAGGAGCAGCATGGCGACCCGTGCCTGGGCCGCGCCGATCCTGGATGCCACGCGGGGCTCGTCGTGGTTGCCGACGACCCAGCTGGGCCAGGCGCCCGGGGGCAGCACGGAGTCGATGCGCGCGATGAGGTCGCGCACGTCGTCTGAGCGCCAAGCCGTCTGCAGCAGACCGAAGTTGAAGGGCATGTGCAGCTCGTCGAGCTGTTCGCCGTAGTACGTGGCCCACTCGGCCCAGTCGAAGACGTGCACCTCGCCCACCGCGATGCGGCTGCCGCCCGGTTCGTAGCTCTCCAGGAGCCGGCGCAGTTCGCGGTAGAGGCCGTGGTTGTCGGGGTGGCCCTTGTCGTGGACGTGCCGTTGTGTGTCGTAGTCGCCGTAGGGCCGGTGCATGGCGAGGGCGCCGTCGGCGGCGGGCGGGTTGTCGCGCAGCTGCGGGTCCTTCATCGGGAAGTGCGCGCAGTCGACGCGGAAGCCGTCCACGCCCCGGTCGAGCCAGAACCGCGCGACGTCGAACATGGCCTCGCGGACAGCGGGCTCGCGCCAGTTCAGGTCCGGCATGGTGGGCAGGAAGGAGTGCAGGTAGTACTCGCCGCTCGGCTCGTCGTACGTCCAGGCGGGGCCGCCGCCGAAGACGCTGAGCCAGTTGTTGGGCGGGCCGCCGTCGGGCGCCGGGGGCCGCCAGACGTACCGGTCGCGGTAGGGGTGCTCGCGTCCCGAGCGGGCGGCGGTGAACCAGGGGTGTTCCGAGGACGTGTGGTTGGGGATGTAGTCCACGAGCAGGCGTAAGCCCCGTTCGTGGGCGGCCGTCAGGAGCCGGTCGAAGGTGTCCAGGTCCCCGAAGAGCGGGTCGACGTCGGTGTGGTCGCTGACGTCGTAGCCGAAGTCCCGCATCGGCGAACGGTAGAAGGGCGAGAGCCAGATCGCGTCGACGCCGAGCCCCGCGATGTGGTCGAGGCGGTCGATGACGCCTTGCAGGTCCCCGACGCCGTCGCCGTCGTGGTCGGCGAAACTGCGCGGGTAGATCTGGTAGACGACGGCCCCCTGCCACCAGGGAGCGGTGTCATCGGTGGTCATGCCGGGGCTCCCGATGTCGGGTGGAAGATGGTGTCGAGCTGCGGCAGTTCGGGCGTGGGGCCGAGCGCGTCGACCAGCCCCGCGAGTCCCGCGGGCAGGTCGACGGAGGGCCGGTAACCGAGCCCGCGCAGGCGGGAGATGTCGGCGACGAGGCGGTAGGTGTCGTCGGTGACGGTGTCGTCGGTGAGCATCCGGGGACGGCGCCCCGTGACGTCGTGGATGTGCTCGACCAGCTGACGCAGGGAGACCTCGCTCCCGGAGCCCAGGTTGTAGACCTCGCCGTCGTCGCCCCGTGCGGCGAGCAGCAGGAGCGCCGTGACGATGTCGTGGACGTGCACGAAGTCGCGGGTCTTGCGGTCGGGGTCGCCGGTGACGCGGATGGGCTGGCCGTTCAGATGCCAGCGCAGGTACTGGCCGACCTCCGCGCCGGCCCTGCGGGGGTCCTCGCCGGGGCCGTAGATGACGAAGGCGCGGCCCAGCACGGCGGACAGGCCGTAGGTGCGGGCGTAGGCGCGGACGACGTGCTCGCCGGACAACTTCGAGGCGCCGTAGGGGTAGTACGGCAGGGTGGGGTGCTCCTCGCGCTGCGGTACCGCCTGCGGGGTGCCGTAGACCATCGCGGACGACAGGTAGACGAGGCGGGGGAGCGAGGCGAGCCGCGCCGCCTCGCAGACGTTGAACGTGCCGAGCGCGTTGGTCTCGAAGTCGAGCCGCGGGTCCGTGACCGCCACCGTGCCGCTGGAGTTGCCGCCCAGGTGGAACAGCAGGTCGAGATCGCCGAGCGCGCTCGTCAGGGTCGCGGGGGCGCGGAGGTCGACGGGCACGTGGCGCACGCCCTCCGGCAGGTCCGCGCCGCCCGGCGCCGCGAGGTCGAAGACCGTCACCGAGGCGCCCTGGCGGTGCAGCGCGCGTACGAGGTTGCGGCCGACGAACCCGAG contains these protein-coding regions:
- a CDS encoding TIGR03619 family F420-dependent LLM class oxidoreductase, which produces MDVGISLPTTSRRAWDPGLAHVARAAEREGAASLWVNDHLAMVADPASPYPYRADGTIAWDPAAPQLEALVALAQAAAVTERARIGTAVLVLPQRNPVELAKATASLDVLSGGRLRLGVGAGWLAEEMRALGHSFADRGRRMEEYVRVLRACWCGRPDRFDGEHVSVPDGLLMYPRPVREAGVPILVGGMSKPALRRAALLGDGWLAVADADAVDSAELGAAVALLEAERAAHGRGRAERALKINCPSGTDASRCAEATVAAAAAGFDEVILDVSWERLDDASELLRAALDAASDARTTSGGTR
- a CDS encoding VOC family protein → MPPHPNAPADRGVRTRGIPSATHVDHVAYTVPDLDDAIRFFTEALGADLVYREEPVRADDDAMRQTLNVHPRAVAEIAMLRLGPVTNVELFAYHAPDQRRLMPRNSDYGGHHLSFHVTDIDAAADHLRAQPGVRVLGEPRTVASGPIAGMRWVYFLTPWGMQMELSCPPARLPYEESTVHRRFSLADRGV
- a CDS encoding cupin domain-containing protein, yielding MIVTDSRSASVTHRADGDVRWRTLARRGMLFSECEAVDHLALDAGGTLASRPDDGTDLVWYVLAGGGEFEAAGEPPRALAADDMALIPAGAAMRFNCAEPTALLVLTTVPERVSRRLPRRAPCM
- a CDS encoding cupin domain-containing protein, whose product is MHGDLQVSDLGTPSDVHGVHGAAGRTQWRSLAAGRALRGPYEAVEWACVPPGGISGEHRHTRTEEMYILLTGEGEALLNGAPHPVRAGELILTGLGATHALRNTGSVDLSWLTLEVPAHRTISTAHAAHGGREGEENMPVPPPGRTAVVSLDEQKDVDPRPVLQGPLRRVRHLSVAPGTEEKFSGAGQEHSVFVRSGTGVALSGASRVPVRADLALTTSLGEDLVVTAGAGGLDLICATFVVDDSSGAEDDR
- a CDS encoding sedoheptulose 7-phosphate cyclase; protein product: MTNTLDSLDPSPLPTGLHADRAQETRWVVQAVKPVEYEVRMVAGLLDPASSDLATAGTTERTGDRRFVVVDAHVHELYGDRIRAYLDRHGLTGRLCVLPAGEEAKTMESVLRVVRGIDEFGISRRHDPVIAIGGGVLLDIVGFAASMYRRSTPYVRVPTTLIGLVDAGVGVKTGINFDAGKNRLGTYAAPAVSLLDRTFLTTLDRRHLSNGLAEILKIALVKDARLFALLESHAEELIETSFQGRFDQDPVATEVLERAIHGMLEELQPNLWESRLERLVDYGHTFSPTLEMDALPALLHGEAVNIDMALTTVIGRRRGLVTDAEQERALRVMRRLELPLSHPVCTGDRLERALADTVRHRDGLQRLPLPVGIGDACFANDVTARELHDAAMELADLEPTHAR
- a CDS encoding SDR family oxidoreductase, which codes for MSQEPVVVIGASSGFGAALAQELTLRGHTVLAGARSPEGPGGVPYQAVDVTSEESVAAFFTEAAARFGAPYGFVYCPADSSAVGPGWEVPVEEVSRVVDVTFVGFVRCLRHVVPPMKERGRGSVLAIGSRGARVPVPALAAYCAGKAALEQHVRCLAEELADTPVRVNALGISGETPLARDHLNRKEKALGLTTPYPALPDVRDNLPAACFLLSEDAAHVSGQVLDARPPAWT
- a CDS encoding glycosyltransferase, which translates into the protein MSVSLVDLPPAPRTRGPAAPPHDRTVWHINTTAHGGGVAELLRRSVPSHNAAGVPTKWLALGGDAEFFAVTKRLHHRLHGYHDPHGPLGADERRIYAAATAQLGREVLEHVAPGDLCVLHDPQSIGLAPALSAAGIKVAWRCHIGSTEHASPEVRETWEFLRPYLDAPLRCVFSVDGYAPPGLRPGQCVTIPPSIDPAAAKNRALTPDEVTAALRAIGLEEGAQGTGSARSGTATVLQDAPLPPGAEVVVQVSRWDPLKDMAGVLAAFAERIAPRRPAAHLVLAGPEPLDIPDDPEGAEIFAGVRDAWAALPAPVRARVHLVKLTLKDTEGNALLVNALQRRADVIAQKSLREGFGLTVTEAMWKGAAIVASRVGGIPSQLRHEREGLLLADAHDGEEFAAHVLRLLANEGLRERLGDAAALRCAELFLAERELADHYRLYQELRP
- a CDS encoding alpha-amylase family glycosyl hydrolase, giving the protein MTTDDTAPWWQGAVVYQIYPRSFADHDGDGVGDLQGVIDRLDHIAGLGVDAIWLSPFYRSPMRDFGYDVSDHTDVDPLFGDLDTFDRLLTAAHERGLRLLVDYIPNHTSSEHPWFTAARSGREHPYRDRYVWRPPAPDGGPPNNWLSVFGGGPAWTYDEPSGEYYLHSFLPTMPDLNWREPAVREAMFDVARFWLDRGVDGFRVDCAHFPMKDPQLRDNPPAADGALAMHRPYGDYDTQRHVHDKGHPDNHGLYRELRRLLESYEPGGSRIAVGEVHVFDWAEWATYYGEQLDELHMPFNFGLLQTAWRSDDVRDLIARIDSVLPPGAWPSWVVGNHDEPRVASRIGAAQARVAMLLLLTLRGTPTLYAGDELALPDADVPPHLVQDPWGRTGQAHGLGRDPQRSPMLWSAAPGAGFTRDGVTPWLPFADDPAVRGVEAQDGRPGSMLTLTRALLRLRAERPELRRGAQTLLTELPDGVVGYLRHTEGSALLVLLNLTSTTRQITRAGLSLEGPPGPFELLAATSDRAAPGPVGLPLLLGADEAVVLRVS
- a CDS encoding NAD-dependent epimerase/dehydratase family protein, with amino-acid sequence MLPESPHVPSAFTGATPAFRRVGVTGGLGFVGRNLVRALHRQGASVTVFDLAAPGGADLPEGVRHVPVDLRAPATLTSALGDLDLLFHLGGNSSGTVAVTDPRLDFETNALGTFNVCEAARLASLPRLVYLSSAMVYGTPQAVPQREEHPTLPYYPYGASKLSGEHVVRAYARTYGLSAVLGRAFVIYGPGEDPRRAGAEVGQYLRWHLNGQPIRVTGDPDRKTRDFVHVHDIVTALLLLAARGDDGEVYNLGSGSEVSLRQLVEHIHDVTGRRPRMLTDDTVTDDTYRLVADISRLRGLGYRPSVDLPAGLAGLVDALGPTPELPQLDTIFHPTSGAPA